From Bacillus sp. FSL K6-3431, the proteins below share one genomic window:
- a CDS encoding carbamoyl phosphate synthase small subunit — MKHYLHLANGSIFVGKMLTKSIETLFTGEIVFFTGMTGYQEVLTDPSYKNQIVVFTYPLVGNYGINELDFESKKPHVAGVVVYEGDMKHSHYQAKYSLQEYLDKWKIPLLSNVDTRAVVKKIRLDGTMGAAITATKDFTFDSSKKTAENYVAQVSTKVVERYGVGRKHIVLIDFGYKKSILESFLKKNCHVTIVPFDTSYEQIKELKPDGVLLSNGPGNPHQLHYLLGNIKQIITNLPTMGICLGHQLTAMALGGYTKKMLFGHRGANQPVVDLKTGKVYMSSQNHSYEVDEPSLKGTSLQIRFRNVNDGTVEGLMHEKLPIVTAQYHPEANPGPVESAPLFDEFLQMINESSGREKVYA; from the coding sequence ATGAAACATTATTTACATTTAGCGAATGGTTCCATATTTGTAGGAAAAATGTTAACTAAATCTATTGAAACATTATTTACCGGAGAAATTGTATTCTTTACGGGTATGACCGGGTATCAGGAAGTTTTGACGGATCCTTCTTATAAAAATCAAATCGTTGTTTTTACCTACCCATTGGTTGGAAATTATGGAATAAATGAATTAGATTTTGAAAGTAAGAAGCCACATGTAGCCGGTGTGGTCGTATATGAAGGCGATATGAAACATTCTCATTATCAAGCAAAATATTCACTACAGGAGTATTTGGATAAATGGAAAATCCCGCTTTTAAGCAATGTGGATACAAGGGCGGTCGTGAAAAAAATTCGTTTGGATGGGACGATGGGGGCAGCAATTACAGCTACAAAAGATTTCACCTTCGATAGCAGCAAAAAGACTGCCGAAAACTATGTAGCGCAGGTCTCGACAAAAGTAGTGGAACGTTATGGTGTTGGTAGAAAACATATAGTTCTAATAGATTTTGGATATAAAAAGTCCATTTTGGAATCATTCTTGAAAAAAAATTGTCATGTAACGATCGTTCCTTTTGATACATCTTATGAACAAATAAAAGAGTTAAAACCGGACGGTGTTTTACTATCAAATGGACCTGGTAACCCGCATCAACTGCATTATTTATTAGGTAATATAAAACAAATTATTACGAACCTTCCGACTATGGGGATTTGTCTCGGTCATCAATTAACAGCCATGGCCTTAGGCGGATATACGAAAAAAATGTTGTTTGGTCATCGAGGTGCGAATCAGCCAGTGGTTGATTTGAAAACAGGAAAAGTGTATATGAGCTCGCAAAATCATAGTTACGAGGTTGATGAGCCTAGCTTAAAAGGAACGTCACTACAAATACGTTTTCGTAATGTAAATGATGGTACTGTTGAAGGACTTATGCATGAAAAACTGCCTATTGTCACGGCGCAGTACCATCCAGAAGCTAATCCGGGCCCTGTAGAAAGCGCGCCTCTTTTTGATGAGTTTTTACAAATGATTAATGAATCAAGTGGGAGAGAAAAAGTGTATGCCTAA
- a CDS encoding carbamoyl phosphate synthase large subunit, which yields MPKDKTIQTILVIGSGPIVIGQAAEFDYAGTQACLALKEEGYRVILVNNNPATIMTDELNADAVYFEPLTVDTVEKIIAKEKPEGLLPTMGGQTGLNLAYQLDEHGILENYGVKLLGTPIDSIKKGEDRELFRQLMLEINEPVPDSTIVHTVEEAIYFSEKIGFPIIVRPAYTLGGTGGGIADNAEMFTELVRGGLQESPINQCLIERSIAGFKEIEYEVMRDGNNTCITICNMENIDPVGIHTGDSVVVAPSQTLSDDEFHMLRSASIKIISALNIIGGCNIQFALDAKSKQYYLIEVNPRVSRSSALASKATGYPIAKIAAKLAVGYHLSELINPVTKSTYASFEPALDYVAVKFPRWPFDKFTSANRKLGTQMKATGEVMALHRNFEGGVQKAVDSLELKTNGLQLLALKDLAISKLWSMLNEKTDERIFVLFELLRKGVTVEEIHEVTTIDHFFLQSFARLVSIEKEISLKAMESVKKEEMTAYKEKGFSDRYLASVWDVSELDVRAYRKSINIIAVYKTVDTCAAEFKSHSNYYYSTYFGENEQENTEKKKVLIIGSGPIRIGQGIEFDYCSVHGVYALQQENIETIMINNNPETVSTDFATADRLYFEPLTLEYVLNVIEAEGIDDVIVQFGGQTAINLAKELEENGVNLLGTSFDVLDRLEDRHRFYQLLKKLNISHLPGTMANDVSEMWKGSEEIGFPILIRPSYVIGGQGMEIIRTKECLKNRIKTGTEIAYPILIDSYIPGKEAEIDLIADGSDIYIPIIAEQVEKAGVHSGDSMAIFPAQSLSVVTKDKMTLYARKIVTELGYKGLMNIQFVIDRDEVYVLEVNPRASRTIPIISKITGVSLAKVATRILLEKYSLRQVFNKTGLMEDIPFSVVKYPVFSTFALSGLDSKVGPEMKSTGEGIAIGKTMTEALSKVYHTQKAKQGKGVYQGRAVEISDDSLNDMEEAGIKMTNAHFDNWLHSGDGGVILAYGSSEEDKNLRLMAAKYRILAFSEEESFKAYLQSLKISELDVVSLQEWLIRNSENSKQDLS from the coding sequence ATGCCTAAAGACAAAACGATACAAACAATATTAGTGATTGGTTCAGGACCAATTGTCATCGGGCAGGCAGCTGAATTTGATTATGCAGGAACACAAGCTTGTCTAGCCTTAAAAGAAGAAGGATATAGGGTCATTCTTGTAAATAATAATCCAGCGACAATTATGACAGATGAATTGAATGCGGATGCGGTTTACTTTGAGCCTCTTACAGTTGATACAGTAGAAAAAATCATTGCAAAAGAAAAACCGGAGGGCTTGTTACCTACAATGGGTGGTCAAACAGGGTTGAATTTGGCTTATCAATTGGATGAGCATGGAATACTTGAAAACTATGGCGTAAAGTTACTCGGTACACCAATTGATTCTATCAAAAAAGGTGAAGACCGTGAATTATTTCGTCAACTAATGTTGGAAATCAATGAACCAGTGCCTGATAGTACGATTGTCCATACAGTGGAGGAGGCAATATACTTTTCTGAAAAAATAGGTTTTCCCATTATCGTTCGTCCTGCCTATACGCTAGGTGGTACTGGAGGAGGAATTGCTGATAACGCAGAAATGTTTACAGAACTTGTTCGTGGCGGGCTACAAGAAAGTCCAATTAATCAATGTCTAATTGAAAGAAGCATCGCCGGCTTTAAAGAGATTGAATATGAAGTGATGCGTGATGGAAATAATACATGTATTACGATTTGTAATATGGAAAATATTGACCCTGTCGGTATCCATACGGGTGATTCAGTCGTTGTTGCTCCTTCCCAAACTTTATCAGATGACGAGTTTCATATGTTACGTTCGGCTTCCATAAAAATTATTTCTGCTCTTAATATTATTGGGGGCTGTAATATTCAATTTGCGTTGGATGCAAAAAGTAAGCAATATTATTTAATTGAAGTCAACCCCCGTGTCAGTCGTTCGTCTGCGCTTGCTTCAAAAGCAACTGGTTATCCGATCGCTAAAATTGCAGCTAAATTAGCAGTGGGATATCATTTATCGGAATTAATTAATCCTGTCACAAAGAGCACATATGCGAGCTTTGAGCCTGCTCTTGATTATGTGGCAGTGAAATTTCCACGTTGGCCGTTTGATAAATTTACTTCCGCAAACCGAAAATTAGGTACGCAAATGAAAGCTACTGGCGAAGTGATGGCTTTGCATCGTAACTTTGAAGGAGGAGTACAAAAAGCTGTTGATTCTCTTGAGTTAAAAACAAATGGCTTACAGCTATTAGCTTTGAAGGATTTGGCTATTTCTAAGTTATGGAGCATGTTAAATGAAAAAACAGATGAACGGATATTTGTCCTTTTCGAACTCCTTCGAAAAGGAGTGACTGTGGAAGAAATTCATGAAGTGACCACTATTGATCATTTTTTCTTACAATCATTTGCTAGGCTCGTTTCGATAGAAAAAGAAATTAGTTTGAAAGCGATGGAATCTGTAAAAAAGGAAGAAATGACAGCTTATAAAGAAAAAGGTTTTTCTGATCGTTATTTAGCTTCTGTCTGGGATGTTTCAGAGCTTGATGTAAGAGCTTATCGTAAGTCAATTAACATTATAGCTGTTTATAAAACGGTTGACACATGTGCAGCCGAATTTAAATCACACTCAAATTATTATTATTCTACCTATTTTGGTGAAAATGAACAGGAAAATACAGAAAAAAAGAAAGTGCTAATAATTGGTAGTGGTCCGATCCGAATTGGTCAAGGGATTGAGTTTGACTATTGCTCTGTGCATGGTGTTTACGCGTTACAACAGGAAAATATTGAAACCATTATGATTAATAATAATCCAGAAACGGTAAGTACCGATTTTGCTACTGCGGATCGCCTCTATTTTGAACCATTGACATTGGAATATGTGTTAAATGTTATTGAAGCAGAAGGAATCGACGATGTAATCGTCCAATTTGGAGGCCAAACTGCAATTAATTTAGCTAAGGAGCTAGAAGAGAATGGTGTGAACTTATTAGGTACCTCTTTCGATGTGTTAGATCGATTAGAAGATCGGCACCGTTTTTATCAATTATTGAAAAAATTGAATATTTCCCACCTTCCTGGAACGATGGCAAATGATGTTTCCGAAATGTGGAAAGGTTCCGAGGAAATAGGATTTCCTATTTTAATCAGACCATCATATGTGATCGGTGGGCAAGGTATGGAAATTATACGTACAAAGGAATGCTTGAAAAATCGAATCAAAACTGGGACAGAAATAGCTTATCCGATTTTAATCGATTCTTATATTCCTGGAAAAGAAGCAGAGATCGACTTAATCGCAGACGGATCTGATATTTATATTCCAATTATCGCCGAACAGGTGGAAAAGGCAGGGGTTCATTCAGGAGATAGTATGGCCATATTTCCAGCTCAATCTTTATCAGTAGTAACAAAAGATAAAATGACCTTATATGCTCGTAAAATCGTTACGGAACTGGGATATAAAGGGTTAATGAACATCCAATTTGTCATAGATCGTGATGAAGTATATGTATTAGAGGTGAATCCAAGAGCTAGTAGGACCATTCCAATCATCAGTAAAATTACAGGTGTTTCATTGGCAAAAGTTGCTACAAGAATATTACTAGAGAAATATTCACTTAGGCAGGTTTTTAACAAAACCGGTTTGATGGAAGACATCCCTTTTTCAGTAGTAAAGTATCCTGTTTTTTCTACTTTTGCTTTGAGTGGTCTTGATTCAAAGGTAGGACCGGAAATGAAATCAACAGGTGAGGGCATTGCAATTGGTAAAACGATGACAGAAGCTTTATCGAAGGTATATCATACTCAAAAGGCTAAACAAGGGAAGGGAGTATATCAAGGTCGAGCAGTTGAAATCAGTGATGATTCGCTTAACGATATGGAGGAAGCAGGCATTAAAATGACAAATGCCCATTTTGACAATTGGTTACATTCCGGTGATGGCGGGGTTATATTGGCTTATGGCTCTAGTGAGGAAGATAAAAACCTACGGCTAATGGCAGCAAAATACCGAATTCTAGCTTTTTCAGAAGAAGAAAGCTTTAAAGCCTATCTTCAATCCTTAAAGATTAGTGAGCTAGACGTTGTTTCCTTGCAAGAATGGCTTATTCGCAACTCGGAAAATTCAAAGCAAGATCTTAGTTGA
- the hisH gene encoding imidazole glycerol phosphate synthase subunit HisH, whose amino-acid sequence MIGIIDYGAGNLHSVEKAVKKLGFNTKIIHTPDELKGMKKIIFPGVGNAGMSMQIIQEKGLDKEIIHCIQAGTPILGICLGMQLLMEYSKENITDCLSIFEGGVLPFNQEVKAPHMGWNNVHQKMKHALFHGIPDNSDFYFVHSYFVVPKQERDVIGITEYGQDFCSVIARDNVIGVQFHPEKSAEAGLVLLQNFCGNI is encoded by the coding sequence ATGATTGGAATTATTGATTATGGTGCCGGAAATTTACATAGTGTTGAAAAGGCTGTAAAAAAACTAGGTTTTAACACAAAAATTATTCATACACCGGATGAATTAAAAGGGATGAAGAAAATCATCTTTCCAGGGGTTGGCAATGCGGGCATGTCCATGCAAATCATACAAGAAAAAGGTTTGGATAAAGAAATAATACATTGTATTCAAGCAGGAACACCTATTCTTGGCATTTGTTTAGGAATGCAGTTATTAATGGAGTATAGCAAAGAAAATATTACAGATTGCTTATCTATTTTCGAAGGTGGGGTTCTTCCTTTTAATCAAGAAGTGAAGGCCCCGCATATGGGGTGGAACAACGTTCATCAAAAAATGAAACATGCTTTGTTTCATGGTATTCCAGACAATTCAGATTTTTATTTTGTTCATTCCTACTTCGTTGTTCCAAAACAAGAAAGAGATGTTATTGGTATAACGGAATACGGTCAAGACTTTTGTTCGGTTATAGCGAGAGATAACGTAATAGGGGTACAATTTCATCCTGAAAAAAGTGCGGAAGCTGGACTTGTACTGTTGCAAAACTTTTGCGGAAATATTTAA
- the hisF gene encoding imidazole glycerol phosphate synthase subunit HisF → MLKKRIIPAIDVANNKAVKYVQFRDPTVIGDPAEMGQKYADQGADEILYLDTTASLHKNEVNYDWIRRVAEKLYIPFSVVGGIRTIDDFKSVLRAGADKVGVNTAAVNRPALISEAAEIFGKQCVVLALDAKPIRNKDNEIIRWEVYTHSAHSSTGLDAIEWALRAEELGAGEIVCTSIDRDGMKSGYDTCLLKKLTDAVNIPVIASGGAGSLPHILEAFTVGKADAGLIASLLHYQEYTIEDIKKYLSEHDMPIRYSVGKSGEN, encoded by the coding sequence ATGCTGAAAAAGCGAATCATCCCGGCAATTGATGTTGCAAATAATAAAGCAGTTAAATATGTACAATTTCGTGACCCTACCGTAATTGGTGATCCTGCGGAAATGGGGCAGAAATACGCTGATCAAGGCGCTGATGAAATCCTTTATCTAGATACCACTGCATCATTGCATAAAAACGAAGTAAATTACGATTGGATTCGACGGGTAGCCGAGAAATTATATATTCCTTTTTCTGTCGTAGGCGGCATTCGGACAATCGATGACTTTAAAAGTGTTCTTAGAGCTGGGGCAGATAAGGTTGGAGTGAATACGGCAGCAGTAAACAGACCAGCTTTAATAAGTGAGGCCGCAGAAATATTTGGTAAACAATGCGTAGTATTGGCGCTTGATGCAAAACCAATAAGAAATAAGGATAACGAAATTATACGATGGGAAGTGTATACGCATTCAGCACATAGTAGTACAGGGCTTGATGCAATAGAATGGGCGCTGCGTGCGGAGGAATTAGGTGCTGGTGAAATAGTGTGTACCAGTATTGATAGGGATGGTATGAAGAGTGGATATGATACATGTTTATTAAAAAAACTCACGGATGCTGTTAATATACCTGTCATCGCATCTGGAGGAGCAGGTAGTCTACCACATATTTTAGAAGCATTTACAGTCGGAAAAGCTGATGCAGGATTAATTGCTTCCCTACTTCATTATCAGGAGTACACCATTGAGGATATAAAGAAATATCTATCAGAACATGATATGCCCATTCGTTATTCAGTGGGAAAGAGCGGTGAAAATTAG
- a CDS encoding PspA/IM30 family protein has protein sequence MSILTRFKDIMASNINALLDKAENPEKMIDQYMRNLNSDLGKVKAETASVMAEEQRSKRALNECMSDIEKMQNYAIKALESENEEDARKFLEKKSALVAKESELQQAYSLAASNALRMKEMHDKLVSDIGELEARRTMIKGKMAIAKTQERLNKMGSSISGANQSMSAFGRIEEKVNKALDEANAMAELNTNPKDDIKDLMTKYDSNTGVDEELAALKEKLNNKE, from the coding sequence ATGAGTATTTTAACTAGATTTAAAGATATTATGGCAAGTAATATTAATGCATTATTGGACAAAGCTGAGAATCCTGAGAAGATGATTGATCAATACATGAGGAACTTAAATAGTGATTTAGGTAAGGTGAAGGCTGAAACAGCTTCTGTTATGGCTGAAGAACAAAGATCGAAAAGAGCGTTAAATGAATGTATGTCTGACATTGAAAAAATGCAGAATTATGCAATCAAGGCACTGGAATCGGAAAACGAAGAGGATGCTAGAAAGTTTTTGGAGAAAAAGTCGGCACTAGTAGCGAAAGAATCTGAATTACAACAGGCTTATAGTTTGGCAGCATCTAATGCGCTTCGAATGAAAGAAATGCATGATAAACTTGTTTCTGATATTGGTGAGTTGGAAGCGCGTAGAACGATGATCAAAGGTAAGATGGCGATCGCAAAAACACAAGAGAGATTGAATAAGATGGGTTCATCTATCTCGGGTGCCAATCAATCGATGTCGGCATTTGGAAGAATCGAAGAAAAGGTAAACAAAGCACTAGATGAGGCCAATGCAATGGCCGAGTTGAATACGAATCCAAAAGATGACATAAAGGATTTAATGACAAAATATGATAGTAATACTGGTGTAGATGAGGAGCTAGCTGCATTAAAGGAAAAGTTAAACAATAAAGAATAA
- a CDS encoding TFIIB-type zinc ribbon-containing protein, producing MIIQYKCPNCGDDMDFDSETGMLSCHSCGRNENIEEFSEDLIQATFSEEEANEYHCENCGAVLITEAETTATTCSFCGAAVVIGDRLSGILAPAKVIPFTISKEEAKKAFQTWCKNGLLTPKGFMTADRIKGITGMYVPFWLYDLNSKVKVDAQGTKVKTYTRGEYIYTETKYFDVYRDINLDYVKVPVDASEKMNDEIMDKLEPYHYDQLKIFKTPYLAGYIAEKYNYTDADLLPRAKTKIQNFIETYISSTISGYSSVNYKHKQINTKKKHASYVLLPVWMVYYDFDKTEHTFAMNGQTGKVIGKPPISYSKVAMWFSGIAGTSFITLKLISMILGGGFW from the coding sequence ATGATCATACAATATAAATGCCCTAACTGCGGAGATGATATGGATTTCGATAGTGAAACTGGTATGCTCTCTTGCCATAGTTGCGGTAGAAATGAAAACATAGAAGAATTTTCAGAAGATCTTATTCAGGCTACTTTTTCAGAAGAAGAGGCGAATGAATATCATTGTGAAAATTGTGGTGCTGTGCTCATTACGGAAGCGGAAACAACGGCAACTACTTGTAGCTTCTGTGGAGCTGCAGTGGTTATAGGAGATCGACTTTCGGGGATTTTAGCCCCTGCAAAGGTTATTCCTTTTACAATTAGTAAGGAAGAAGCAAAAAAGGCTTTTCAGACCTGGTGTAAGAATGGCCTACTGACACCAAAGGGGTTTATGACAGCTGATCGCATAAAAGGGATAACTGGGATGTATGTTCCTTTTTGGTTGTATGACTTAAATAGTAAGGTCAAGGTTGATGCCCAAGGTACCAAAGTGAAAACATACACAAGAGGCGAATATATTTATACAGAAACAAAATATTTTGATGTATATCGCGATATTAATCTAGATTATGTAAAAGTACCAGTTGATGCATCCGAAAAAATGAATGATGAAATAATGGATAAATTGGAACCATATCACTACGATCAATTAAAAATATTTAAAACCCCGTATTTAGCGGGATATATTGCGGAAAAATATAATTATACAGATGCAGATCTTTTGCCCCGTGCAAAAACAAAAATACAGAACTTCATAGAAACCTATATTAGTTCTACGATTTCAGGTTATTCCTCTGTTAATTACAAGCATAAACAAATAAATACGAAGAAAAAACATGCTTCATACGTCCTTCTGCCAGTATGGATGGTTTATTATGATTTTGATAAAACGGAACATACATTTGCGATGAATGGGCAAACAGGTAAAGTGATTGGGAAACCTCCAATTAGTTACTCGAAAGTTGCTATGTGGTTTAGCGGTATTGCTGGTACGTCATTTATTACACTAAAATTAATCTCCATGATTTTAGGAGGTGGTTTTTGGTGA
- a CDS encoding TPM domain-containing protein — protein sequence MVKTKICVRMGLFLIAILLIIPVIANNTLAANETKQHIYDSANLLNQDEIENLEEMANKYSAKRKTDFIILTTNDTEGKDIVPYMQDFYDENAPGYDKPHGNTVILTIDMQHKDVEVAGFYKGEKYLDNERATLVREKITPDLSNENYEQAFQTFITTSYNYMGIKPGISPDNILFNIWFQIIASLALAGMIVGVMVYNSGGKKTINEKTYRDINSSKVLQRKDTYIRTSTSKRKKPSNNSSSGGGRSGGGVTGGGHSHSGSRGSF from the coding sequence TTGGTGAAAACTAAAATATGTGTAAGAATGGGGTTATTCCTTATAGCCATCCTTCTGATTATTCCAGTTATCGCTAATAATACATTAGCCGCTAATGAGACGAAGCAGCATATTTATGATTCTGCGAATCTGTTAAATCAAGACGAGATTGAGAATCTGGAAGAAATGGCTAATAAATATAGTGCAAAGAGAAAAACAGACTTCATTATATTAACTACTAATGATACGGAAGGAAAAGATATCGTTCCGTATATGCAAGATTTTTATGATGAAAACGCGCCAGGATATGATAAACCTCATGGAAATACTGTAATCTTAACGATTGATATGCAACATAAAGATGTGGAAGTAGCTGGATTTTATAAGGGTGAAAAATACTTGGATAATGAGAGGGCTACACTAGTCCGAGAAAAAATCACTCCAGATTTATCAAATGAAAACTATGAACAAGCATTTCAAACTTTTATCACAACATCCTATAATTATATGGGCATCAAACCAGGGATAAGTCCAGATAATATATTATTTAATATCTGGTTTCAAATCATTGCTTCACTTGCGCTTGCTGGGATGATTGTCGGTGTGATGGTTTATAACTCAGGCGGGAAGAAAACAATTAACGAAAAGACTTATCGAGATATTAATAGTTCAAAAGTTCTTCAAAGAAAAGATACCTACATAAGGACATCCACTTCAAAACGTAAAAAGCCATCAAATAATAGCAGTAGTGGAGGCGGACGAAGCGGTGGTGGAGTGACAGGGGGAGGCCACTCCCATAGTGGTAGTAGGGGAAGTTTTTAA
- a CDS encoding SPFH domain-containing protein, producing the protein MGFFKGQFANVVEWEEFRDDMIFWKWSNEEIKKGSRLIIRPGQDAIFLNNGKIEGIFEDDGDYNIESQIIPFLSTLKGFKFGFNSGMRVEVLFVNTKEFTVKWGTKNAINIPTLQLPGGMPIRANGTFNFKVNDYIALIDKVAGIKNSYLVEDIKIRITSVLDQLLMKWITREGKDMFNLQANAFDIAKGIMEDLDMQMIDSGMTITGFNIMSFNYPKEIQDMITKTASHGMIGDVNRYQQVSMTDGIASGKVKGGGAASDMAGMMMGMNVANQMMKNINQNQDQDAPAQAKPTQKNSTNADHNITSEGNQKPNFCPNCGEKTGGGNFCGNCGQKLV; encoded by the coding sequence ATGGGGTTTTTCAAGGGTCAATTTGCTAATGTTGTTGAATGGGAAGAATTTAGAGATGATATGATTTTTTGGAAGTGGAGTAATGAGGAGATTAAAAAAGGAAGTAGACTGATTATTCGCCCCGGTCAAGATGCGATATTTTTAAATAATGGTAAGATCGAAGGGATTTTTGAAGATGATGGGGATTATAATATTGAATCGCAGATTATCCCTTTTTTATCCACGTTAAAAGGTTTTAAGTTTGGTTTTAATAGTGGTATGAGGGTGGAAGTATTATTTGTGAATACGAAGGAGTTTACAGTTAAGTGGGGCACTAAAAATGCGATTAATATTCCAACTTTACAACTTCCCGGTGGGATGCCTATTCGTGCCAATGGTACTTTTAATTTTAAAGTTAATGATTATATTGCACTTATAGATAAAGTGGCAGGAATAAAAAATAGTTATCTTGTCGAGGATATTAAGATTAGGATTACCTCCGTTCTCGACCAGCTCTTGATGAAGTGGATTACTAGAGAAGGAAAAGATATGTTTAATTTACAGGCGAATGCTTTTGATATTGCAAAAGGCATCATGGAAGATCTGGATATGCAAATGATCGATAGTGGAATGACCATCACTGGCTTTAATATAATGAGCTTTAATTATCCAAAAGAAATTCAAGATATGATCACCAAGACCGCTTCCCATGGAATGATTGGTGATGTGAACAGATATCAACAGGTTTCAATGACGGATGGGATCGCTTCCGGTAAAGTCAAAGGTGGTGGAGCTGCTTCAGATATGGCTGGAATGATGATGGGCATGAACGTTGCCAATCAAATGATGAAAAATATCAATCAAAATCAAGATCAAGATGCCCCGGCGCAAGCAAAACCAACACAAAAGAATTCAACCAATGCAGACCACAACATTACTTCTGAAGGAAATCAAAAGCCTAATTTTTGCCCTAACTGTGGAGAAAAAACTGGAGGAGGAAACTTTTGCGGGAATTGTGGCCAAAAACTAGTTTAA
- a CDS encoding YecA family protein, with the protein MVGRNDPCPCGSGKKYKKCCQSEKAISIEEVQSEELERMLQTFYEEYPERKDVSEYLNLVKKWNEPLKQYLMEEMIESIVMDEFFFHHKPEIWKNYLEKQQKKTIRPSVKKVLTTWSDPRSLIGEVVAIDAIYMTVKNILENETIRLRRESDKPVPVGVHVYCFILPDGTSKENHYLAVSSLIFFPTDHKAVFEKFAKQFESEKHQSASAFLKENGISFWKLLGEDGYGGGEFTNFEAGVLIEAMDFLEKNNRNPKKLLEIVEDYLVEQQPNARKEVAIAAGAIRFGQENSLFEPLALTIKEIADWFEVSTGSLNKYYNELNVYYSSKT; encoded by the coding sequence ATGGTAGGTCGTAATGATCCGTGTCCGTGTGGGAGCGGGAAAAAATATAAAAAATGTTGTCAATCAGAAAAGGCAATATCAATAGAAGAAGTGCAATCGGAAGAGTTAGAAAGAATGCTACAAACTTTTTACGAGGAGTATCCCGAAAGAAAGGACGTAAGTGAATACTTAAATTTAGTGAAAAAGTGGAATGAACCACTAAAGCAGTATTTAATGGAGGAGATGATTGAATCGATTGTAATGGATGAATTCTTTTTTCATCACAAACCAGAAATTTGGAAGAATTATTTGGAAAAGCAACAAAAGAAGACAATTCGTCCATCTGTAAAAAAAGTATTAACTACGTGGTCAGATCCACGTAGTTTAATTGGTGAAGTCGTAGCGATCGATGCGATTTATATGACTGTGAAAAATATTTTGGAAAATGAAACGATACGATTGAGGCGTGAAAGTGATAAGCCGGTTCCAGTAGGCGTGCATGTATATTGTTTCATTTTACCTGACGGAACATCCAAAGAAAACCATTATTTGGCGGTTTCTAGCTTGATTTTCTTTCCAACTGACCATAAAGCTGTTTTTGAGAAATTCGCAAAACAATTTGAATCTGAAAAACATCAATCGGCTTCTGCGTTTTTAAAAGAAAACGGTATATCTTTTTGGAAGCTACTCGGTGAAGACGGGTATGGTGGAGGAGAATTCACCAATTTTGAAGCAGGAGTTCTAATTGAAGCAATGGATTTTTTAGAGAAAAATAACCGGAATCCTAAAAAGTTACTAGAAATAGTTGAAGATTATTTAGTTGAACAGCAGCCGAATGCACGGAAGGAAGTAGCAATAGCGGCTGGAGCTATTCGGTTCGGTCAAGAGAATTCATTATTTGAACCTCTTGCATTGACTATCAAAGAAATTGCCGACTGGTTCGAAGTTTCCACTGGTTCACTAAATAAATATTACAATGAGTTAAATGTGTATTATAGTAGCAAGACATAA
- a CDS encoding manganese catalase family protein, with amino-acid sequence MWVYEKKLQYPVRVSECNPMLAKFLMEQYGGADGELAAALRYLNQRYTIPDKVIGLLTDIGTEEFAHLEMIATMVYKLTKDATPEQLKEAGLGAHYANHDNALYYENAAGVPWTATYIQAKGDPIADLYEDIAAEEKARATYQWIINMSDDVDLNDGLRFLREREIIHSQRFREAVEILKGERDRKKVF; translated from the coding sequence ATGTGGGTTTATGAAAAGAAACTGCAGTATCCTGTTAGGGTTAGCGAATGTAATCCAATGCTTGCAAAATTTTTAATGGAACAATACGGAGGAGCTGATGGCGAACTAGCAGCTGCACTTCGCTATTTAAACCAGCGCTACACAATACCCGATAAAGTAATTGGACTACTTACGGATATTGGCACCGAGGAGTTTGCACATTTAGAAATGATCGCAACTATGGTTTATAAACTGACCAAAGATGCCACACCAGAGCAACTGAAAGAAGCCGGTCTTGGTGCGCATTATGCCAATCATGATAATGCTTTATATTACGAGAACGCTGCCGGAGTCCCTTGGACAGCGACGTATATCCAAGCAAAAGGAGATCCGATTGCAGACTTATATGAGGATATCGCAGCAGAGGAAAAAGCACGTGCGACTTACCAATGGATTATTAACATGAGTGATGACGTAGATTTAAATGATGGTCTTCGTTTTCTAAGAGAGCGGGAAATTATTCATTCTCAAAGGTTTCGAGAAGCTGTAGAAATTTTGAAAGGAGAACGGGATCGGAAGAAGGTATTTTAA